Within the Micromonospora citrea genome, the region GCCGAAGACGGGCGGGCGTCCGCGCACCAACCGGGACTGGTGGCCCAACCAGCTCGACCTGTCGGTGCTGCACTCCCGCTCCTCCACGGCCAACCCGCTGGGCAGGGACTTCAGCTACGCCAGGGAGTTCGCCAAGCTCGACGTCGAGGCCCTCAAGCGGGACATCGTCGAGACCCTGACGACCTCGCAGGACTGGTGGCCGGCCGACTTCGGTCACTACGGCGGCCTGATGATCCGGATGAGCTGGCACTCCGCGGGCACCTACCGCATCCACGACGGTCGCGGCGGCGCCGGCGACGGCGGCCAGCGCTTCGCCCCGCTCAACAGCTGGCCCGACAACGCCAACCTCGACAAGGCCCGCCGCCTGCTGTGGCCGGTCAAGCAGAAGTACGGCCAGAAGATCTCGTGGGCCGACCTGCTCGTGCTCGCCGGCAACGTCGCCCTGGAGTCGATGGGCTTCAAGACCTTCGGCTTCGGCTTCGGCCGGGAGGACGTCTGGGAGCCCGAGGAGATCTTCTGGGGCCCGGAGGACGCCTGGCTCGGCGACGAGCGCTACGTCTCCGAGAAGGAGATGTCGCCGGAGGTCGGGGCGACCGAGATGGGTCTCATCTACGTCAACCCGGAGGGCCCGCGCGGCAACGCGGACCCGATCGCGGCGGCGCACTTCATCCGCGAGACCTTCGCCCGGATGGCGATGAACGACGAGGAGACCGTCGCCCTCATCGCCGGCGGCCACACCTTCGGCAAGACCCACGGCGCCGGCGTCGCCGACGACCACGTGGGCCCCGAGCCCGAGGCCGCCCCGTTGGAGGCGCAGGGCCTGGGCTGGCTGAGCACCCACGGCAGCGGCAAGGGCGGGGACACCATCACCAGCGGTCTCGAGGTGACGTGGACCGACCGGCCCACCGAGTGGAGCAACCGCTTCTTCGAGATCCTCTTCGGCTACGAGTGGGAGCTGACCACCAGCCCCGGCGGCGCGAAGCAGTGGGTCGCCAAGGACGCCGAGGCCATCATCCCCGACGCCCACGACCCGTCGAAGAAGCACAAGCCGACGATGCTCACCACCGACCTGTCGCTGCGCTTCGACCCGGCGTACGAGAAGATCTCGCGCCGCTTCCTGGAGAACCCCGACGAGTTCGCGCTGGCGTTCGCCAAGGCCTGGTACAAGCTGCTGCACCGCGACATGGGTCCGGTCAGCCGCTTCCTCGGGCCCTGGGTCCCGGAGCCCCAGCTGTGGCAGGACCCGGTGCCGGCCGTCGACCACGAGCTGGTCGGCGACGCCGACGTCGCCGCGCTCAAGGCGAAGGTCCTGGAGTCGGGCCTGACCACCGCCCAGCTGGTCACCACCGCGTGGGCCTCGGCGGCCAGCTTCCGCTCCACCGACAAGCGGGGCGGCGCCAACGGCGCGCGCATCCGGCTGGAGCCGCAGCGCAGCTGGGCGGTCAACCAGCCCGAGCAGCTCGCCACGGTCCTGGAGACCCTCGAGGGCATCCAGCGGGAGTTCAACGCCGCAGGCGGCGCGCGGATCTCGCTCGCGGACCTGATCGTGCTGGCCGGCTCGGCCGCCGTCGAGAAGGCGGCGCGTGACGCCGGCGTCGAGGTGACCGTGCCGTTCCACCCGGGCCGCACCGACGCCAGCCAGGAGCAGACCGACGTCGACTCCTTCCGGGTCCTCGAGCCGCGCGCCGACGGGTTCCGCAACTACCTGCGTGCCGGCGAGAAGACGCAGCCGGAGGTGCTGCTCGTCGACCGCGCCTACATGCTCAACCTGACCGCGCCCGAGATGACCGTCCTCGTCGGCGGCCTGCGTGCCCTCGGGGCCAACACCGGCGGCACCCGGCACGGCGTCCTGACCGACCGGCCCGGCGTGCTCACCAACGACTTCTTCGCCAACCTGCTCTCCCCGGGCACCCGGTGGAAGGCGTCGGAGTCCGAGGAGCACGTCTACGAGATCCGGGACCTGGCCACCGACCAGGTGAAGTGGACCGCCACGGCGGTCGACCTCATCTTCGGCTCCAACTCCCAGCTGCGGGCCCTCGCGGAGGTCTACGCCAGCGAGGACGCGCGCGAGAAGTTCGTCGCCGACTTCGTCGCGGCCTGGACCAAGGTCATGGAACTGGACCGGTTCGACCTCGCCTGATCCGGCTCCACGTGACGAGCTCCGGTCGATCCGTCAGCGGATCGGCCGGGGCTCGTCCGTCGTCGGGGTCGGTCGGCGGCGCGACCGCCGTGGTGCGGCGGCAGTTCCGGTCGCCTGTGCCGCGGGTGGGATGGTCCACGGGATCTTGCCCAGCGGCGCGGAGAGCGGGCACCATCGACCGATGACGACGCGATGGGGCATGACGGTGCCGCTGGACGGCATCCCGCTCGCCGAGCACGCCGCGGTCTACGCGGCCCTCGACGCCGCCGGGTTCACCGACGTCTGGTCCGCCGAGGTCAACGGGGCGGACGCGTTCACCCCGCTGGCGCTCGCCGCCGCCTGGCAGCCGAGGCTGCGCCTGGGCACCGCCATCGCGCCGGTGTTCACCCGGGGGCCGGGCCTGCTGGCGATGAGCGCCGCCGCGCTGGCCGACGCCGCGCCCGGCCGGTTCGCGCTCGGCATCGGCGCGTCCTCGCCCGTCGTCGTCGGCAACTGGAACGCCGTACCGTTCGACGAGCCGTTCCGGCGCACCCGCGACGTGCTGCGGTTCCTGCGCGCGGCCCTGTCCGGCGAGACCGTCGACGGCAAGTTCGACACCTTCGCCGTACGCCGCTTCACGCTGGACCGCAAGCCGGCCGTGCCGCCGCCGGTGCTGCTCGCCGCGCTGCGCCCGGGAATGCTGCGGCTGGCCGGCGCGGAGGCCGACGGCGTCATCCTCAACTGGCTCGGCGCCGACGACGTGCCGCGCGCGCTGGCCGAGGTGGGCGAGCGGCGCCCCGGCTTCGACGTGGTCGCCCGGATCTTCGTCTGTCCGACCGAGGACGCCGCGCACGCCCGCGCCCTGGGCCGCCGGCTGATCACCAGCTACCTCACCGTCCCCGCGTACGCGGCGTTCCACCGCTGGCTCGGCCGCGAGGAGACGCTCGGGCCGATGTGGCGGGCCTGGGACGCCGGGGACCGGCGCGGCGCGGGCGCGGCGGTGCCCGACGAGGTGGTCGACGCGCTGGTGCTGCACGGCTCGCCGGAGCGGTGCCGCGAACAGGTCCGCCGTTACGCCGACGCCGGGGTCGACGTGCCGGTGCTGGCCCTGCTTCCCACCCCCGAGCTGGCCGCGGGCGGCGCGAAGGCGCTGGGCGACGTGATCGCGCGGCTGGGCACGGGCGGCGCGCGGTGAACCTCACCGACCGGGTGGCGGTGGTCACCGGCGGAGCCGGCGGCATCGGCGCGGCCCTGGCGCGGCGGTTCGTCGCCGAGGGCGCGACCGCCGTGGTGGTCGCCGACCTCGACGCCGACGCCGCCCGCGCGGTCGCCGACGGCATCGGTGCGGCCGCCCACGCCGCCGCCCTCGACGTGACCGACGAGGAGCAGGTCCGCGCGCTGGTCGCCGACACCGAGCGGCGGTACGGGCGGATCGACCTGTTCTGCGCCAACGCCGGCGTGGCCACCAGTGGGGGAGTGGAGGTCGACGACGCCGGCTGGGAGCGCGCCTGGCGGGTCAACGTGCTCTCCCACGTCTACGCCGCCCGCGCGGTGCTGCCGGCGATGCTGGCCCGGGGCGGCGGCTACCTGCTGCACACCTGCTCGGCCGCGGGCGTGCTGACCGCGGTCGGGGACGCGCCCTACACGACCACGAAGCACGCCGCCGTGGGCTTCGCCGAGTGGCTCTCGGTCACCTACCGCGACCAGGGCGTCCGGGTCAGCGCCCTGTGCCCGCAGGGCGTGGACACGCCGATGCTCGCCGAAGGGCTGGCCGCCGGCCACCTCGGCGCGCGGGTCATCGCCGCCTCCGGCGCGGTGCTCACGCCGGACCAGGTGGCCGACTCGGTGATCGCCGGCCTGGCCGAGGAGCGGTTCCTCATCCTGCCGCACCCCGAGGTCGCCGCGTACGCCCGCCGCCGCGCGGAGGACCCGGACGGCTGGCAGTCCGGCCTGCGCAAGCTCGTCCGCCGCCTGCGGACGTAGCGCCTCGACACAGGGGCGGGCGACGATGGCCGGCCTGCGTGCGCTCGCCGTCGTCGTCTGCCTGCTCACTGCGGCGGAGCCGTGCGAGTTGGGCCTGGACGGGGGGCGGGACGCGGCCCGTCGCGCCGGTCTGGACTTCGTCTGGTTGCCCGTCGCGGATCGCGGAGTTGCCGACGCCGCCGCATTCCTTCCGGTGCTGGGCGACCTGGTCCATCGTCTCGACAGGGGCCACCACGTCGTCGCGCACTGCCGCTTCCGGATCGGGCGGGCGTCCCTCCTCGCCGCCGCGTTGCTGACCGCGCACGGCTGCGACCCCGATCGGGCGTGGAAGCTCATCTCCGCGGCCGGTGGGCACCGCGTCCCGGACACTGATGATCAACGCAACTGGATCCGTCAGTACGTCCTCATCGGTCGACGGGAGGGACGGGACCCGCGCAGCGGTGCCCGGTCTTGAGTCATGCCGGTACCTGCGTGTCATCGAAGAGCACCGTCATTGCGTTGGTGGCCTTGAGACCGGAGCCGGTGAGCAGCACGACCGTGGTCTCGCCGGGGCGGATCGCTCCCTGGGCGGCGAAGGCGTCGATCGCCGCGGCGGCTGTTGCCGAGGTGGGTTCGGCGTACAGGCCTCGGCTGGTGAGGCGGCGTAGGGCGGCGGCGATGTCGGCTTCGTCGATCGTGGTGGTGTCGCCGGCGGAACGGCGGATGGCGTCGACGACTTCAGCCAGCCGGACTGGTTCGCGGATCGCGGTGCCTTCGGCGATCGTCGGCCCGAACGACACGTCGGACAGTCCGCTGAACGCGGCGTGGATCGGGGCACAGCGGGCGGGTTGGGCGACCAGCAGCCGCGGTAGGCGCGCGATGTGCCCCGCGGCGAGCAGCTCGCTGAAACCGAGGTCCATGCCGAGGACGGTGCTGCCTGCGCCGGCCACGGTGACGACGGCGTCCGGGGCGGTGAAGCCGAGGTCTTCCCACAGTTCGTAGGCGAGGGTCTTGGTGCCCTGCAGGAACAGCGGATGCCAGTTGTGGCTGGCGTAGCAGGTGGTCTCGGCGTCGCGTAGGGCCTGCCGGGCGGTCGCGTCGCGGCCACCCGGCACCAGGGTGAGCGCGGCACCGAACGCCCGGGACTGCAACACCTTCGCCGCGGAGGTCGCCTCCGGGACGAGTATGCGGGCGCGGAGCCCGGCGGCGGCGCAGTACGCGGCGACCGACGAGCCGCCGTTGCCGGAGCTGTCCTCGATAACGGCGTCGACACCGGCCTGGGCCAGGTGCGACACCATCACGCTGGTGCCGCGATCCTTGAAGCTGCCGGTCGGGTTGAACCACTCCAGCTTGAACCGCACCTCGTGCTCGCCCCACCGGCCGGGAATCAAGGGGGTGCAACCCTCGCCCAGCGACACCGGGTGGGTGACCCGGCCGGGCAGGGCCGCTCGGTAGCGCCACAGTGACCGGATGGGGCCGTCGATGTCGCTGGGACCGATGCCGGGCCGGGGCGTCATCGTCAGCGGGGCGCCGTCGTCACCGCGCCACCGCAGCGCGTTGAACGGGTAACTCCGGCCCGATCTCGGGTCCAAGTACGTGTCCACGGCGACCTCCCACCGGCTAAGATGATCAGTCTAGCATTGGACAAAAAATCCAGACGATCATCCGTTTCGGGCGCGGGTGAGGGTGGCGTAGAGACCAGATCGGGACACGCCCAACTTCGCCGCCACCCGAGGGACCGCGTTGCGGACACTGAAGACGCCGCGCGCATCAAGGGCGCCGACCAACCGGATGCGTTCCTCGGGGGTGAGTGTGGCGACCGGCTTGCCCAGTCGAGCCTCCTCCGCGGTCACCATGGCGTCGAGGACCTCGTCGAAGTCGTCGGTGAACGTTGTCGTGGCGACCTGCCGCGTTTCAGCTCCGATCAGGTGGTTGACGAGGCTGCCGACCTGCCGTAGCGGCATGATGTCGAGGTTGATGCACAGCGCGGCGAACACGTGCCCGTTCGCGTCGCGCAGCGGCATGGTGGACGACTTGATGACTTTGCCGTGCGGGGTGCGGTTGACGTAGTTGAGGTCGTTGACCGCGTCATCGCCGCGGGCCAGCATCGACAGGCCGATCTCGCTCATCGCGCCCCCGACATGCCGGTTGGTGACCGAACCGGCGATTGCGACGACCGAGCGTTCTGGGCGCCGGTAGTCGTGCAGCACGACCTCGCACCAAGGTCCGAAGGTCTCGGCGATGCCCTCAATGACGGGCCGCAGAGCGTCGAGAATCGCGTCCTGCGATGTGTGGGCCGCGACGGCGGCACGGCGGTCGTCGAGCATCCCAGCAGTCTCGCAGCACACGCACGAGGACCAAACCCGTGCCCCTGATCGCGCGTAATCTCCGGGCGCACCGCGCCGCAGGCTCCGACGCAGCGGATGACACAAGAACCCGAGCGGCAGCCGCGGCCCCGCCGAACGGGCGACCCGCGTCAGGCAGCTGCTCGCGGCGTCCAGATGGGCGGCCATCTCCGACACCGCCTACGACCTGGGCGCGGACCAGCACTACGACCACATCAAGCCAAGGAAGCAGTCTGCACCACCGCAGAGGCGCAGCGCGATCGTGCTCGACAACCACTCCTCGCGCCTGACCACGAGAAAGGACACCCGCACCGGCGACCGGGCCACGGCCGACACCGTCGACACGTCGTACTGGGTGATGACTCTCTGCTATGCCCCGCTGTTGCTGTGGGGTCCGCTGCTCGCGGTGGTGACCTTCGCCTATTACCGGCGCCGCCGCCACGAAACCCGATAGCCGCCACCGAGTATCCCGACCGACCAGTCACTGTCGACCAATCTCCGAAAGGGGCGAACCTTGCGCACCAGAATCACCGCCACGCTAGCCGCACTCACGACGCTCACCGTCGCGGGCGCCATCGGCACCACCACGGCGGCCACCGCCGGCACCGAAACCGGCGAGGCGCCGGCCGGGCCAGACATCGCCAGCGTCACCGGGGCCGCAGACGTACGCCTCACCTACCAGCGCGACGACGACATCCGGTCGTTCGCGTTCGACGCGCACGCCGCCCCCTACACCAACGGTCCGATTCCCACCGCCGATGGTCGGACGTTGCCCGGCGCGCCCAACGACGCGACCGGCACGGTCAAGATCACACACCATGCGGCGCAGTGGGATATCACCTTCACGGCCGAGGGCCGCGTCGACTCCATGGTGACCGCGCCCGGTTACGCGACCCTGACCGCGGTCATCACCACCGTCAGCCCCGGCGGGCCGGACTACTGGATCGGCAAGCGCTTCGGATTCAGCGTCTACGACGCCGGCAAGGACCGCCCCCGCCGCTTTCGCGACCGGGTCGGATTCTCCTGGGAGTTCATGAACATGACCAGGAACGCGAAGGGCGAGTGGGCCGAGTCCGAGGTCGGCACCAGCATGGCGCCCGCCCCGTTCGCACCCGTCGAGGCCGGCGGTTACACGGTCACCCACGCTGACCTGCCACCCGCGCCGAAGGACCGGTCGTAGCGACCCCGACGGTCGTTGTCGACGTGGCGACCTGACCCGAGGTGAGACCTCCGGCGAGGTGTGCGGCGCTGACGCCCACCTCGCCGGAGGTCTCACCGCCTGCCGCAACGCCCGCCTGTCGTGGCGTGGCCCGACCATGTGGTGGTCAGGAAGCGGTACCAGCGGCGCGGTCGCCTGACGTCGACCACGGGGACGGCGCAGCGGTGCGAGCCGTCGGTCATCTGGCGGAGGGCTCACCCGCACCTCGCGGTGTGGTGACTCGCCGGGGCTCGGACGGCTGAGGGCTCATCGCCAACTGAAATACGTTCTAGAAATACGCTCTAGATTCCGGTTAGGCTGACGGTCATGGCGAAGACGGCGGTCGTGACCGGAGCCAATCGCGGCATCGGGTTCGCGGTGGCCACCCAACTGGTGCGACAGGGCTGCCGGGTGGTGCTGGTGACCAGGAACCGGGTGCGGGGCGAACAGGCGGTGGCGGCGCTGGCGGCGTCCCCTGACGGCGCGGGCGGCTCGGCGGAGCTGGTCGTGGGCGACCTGTCGGTGCTGTCGTCCGTCCGGGCCGTCGCGGCCGAGCTGCACGACCGCTGCGAACGAATCGACGTGCTGGTGCACAACGCCGGCGTCTGGCCCACCCGGCTGGTGCGCACCGAGGACGGGTACGAACAGTCGTTCGCGGTCAACCACCTCGCGCCGTTCCTGCTCAACCACCTGCTGGAGGAGCGGCTGGGGAGGGTGGTCCAGGTCAGCGCCGGCCTCTGCGTCAGGGGCAGGGTGGACCTGGACCGTACGCCCCACGGCGAGAACTTCCACCGGATGCGCACCTACTGCGACACCAAGCTCGCGAACCTGCTCACCGTGCCGCTGTTCGCCGAGCACTGGAAGAATGCCGGGGTGACCATCGACGCGGTGCACCCCGGCGTCATCAGGACCGACCTGGGAGATCCCGGCGGCGTGCCCGGCCTGCTGCTCAAGGCGGTCAAGCGCCGGTGGGAAGCCCCGGCGGTCGGCGCGGCGCGGGTCGTGCGCCTGGCGTTCGCGCCCGGCGAGGGGTCCGGCCGCTACTTCGACGGTGACCGTCAGGTGCCGCTCGCGCCCGTGGCGGACGATCCGGTCCTGGCGCGCCGGCTGTGGGATCAAGGGCTGGCGCATGTCGCCTAAGCAGCAGCGGGGCGAGGCGACCGCCGAACGACTGCTGGCCTCGGCGCTGGACGTGTTCGACTCGGCCGGCCAGCCCGGCTTCACGGTCAACGCGGTGACCGCCGCCAGCGGGGTCAGCCTCGGCAGTCTCTACCACCATTTCGGCAGCTTCGACGGGCTGGCCGCGGCGCTGTACAGCCGGTGCATGTCGGCGCTGTTCGACGAGCTGATCGCCGGACTGAGCCGGGCCCGGACCGCCCGCACCGGCGTCCGCGCCATCGTGCTGGCCTACCTGCGCTTCACGGAGGTCAACCCGGCCGCCGCGCGGTTCATCCACGCCTCGGCCTACGCCGGCTACCTCGCCGCACACGCCGAACAGGTGACGGCCGCCAAGGCGCCGTTCATGGCGGCCGTCGCCGACTGGCTGCGTCCCCGCATGGCGGCCGGCGAGATCGCCACCCTGCCGGAGCCGCTGGTCGAAATGCTGCTGATCGGCCCGGTGGCGGAGACCGCGCGCCGGTGGCTCGCCGGCGTACCGGGCATCGACCTCGAGCAGGCGGCCCGCGTGCTGCCCGACCGGGTCTGGCGTTCGCTCGCGGCGGACTGACCGCAGCAGCCGACGGCCGGTCAGACCCTCCACGGCCCGGTGGGGCGGTCGGCCGGGTGGCGGCTCGTCGTCGGACGCGTCTACTGCTTCCCGTGGCGGGAACGGCGGTCAGCGTCCGGAGCCCGTACCCGGCTGAGCGCGTCGCGCCGATCGTCGCGGCGGAGGTGGCCGCCGAGGGCGATTGAGCCTTCGGGTGATCGCCCTGGACATCGACGCCTGGTTCGCGCCACAGCCGCCCTACCGATCAGGCTCGATGGCGTTCATGGAAGCGCCCCAGCCGGCCCGATCGTGACCCGTGCAGCCAGGGCGCAACCTTGGGCGCCGCGACGATCAGGGCGACCGTGAGTGCGGCGATCACCGCCTGCCCGATCCGGCCCGGCGTGACCCCCGGCGCGGTGTCCAGCACGTAGTTGGCGTAACCGTTCGCCGCCGCGTCGCTGCCGAGCACGGCACAGGCGAGCAGCAGCCCTTCGGTCCGGCGCAGTGCCAGCAGCAGCGCCGCGAGCGGGTCGAAGACCGTCAGCGAGGTGAAGTACAGCATCAGCCAGGTGGGGGTGGACGGGCCCGGGCCGCCTGGCCGGACGCCGAGCAGGTCGCCCAGGTGGACGATCCCGCCGTATGTGAGGAGGCAGCCGGCGGCGATCACGACGACCCCTACCCACCCGGGCACGCCGGCCCACCGCCGGTGCGATGTCCGCC harbors:
- the katG gene encoding catalase/peroxidase HPI gives rise to the protein MSDIQDNGPASAQGVDKKAAAGCPIAHDSVTSHGSESENPAIDSPTPKTGGRPRTNRDWWPNQLDLSVLHSRSSTANPLGRDFSYAREFAKLDVEALKRDIVETLTTSQDWWPADFGHYGGLMIRMSWHSAGTYRIHDGRGGAGDGGQRFAPLNSWPDNANLDKARRLLWPVKQKYGQKISWADLLVLAGNVALESMGFKTFGFGFGREDVWEPEEIFWGPEDAWLGDERYVSEKEMSPEVGATEMGLIYVNPEGPRGNADPIAAAHFIRETFARMAMNDEETVALIAGGHTFGKTHGAGVADDHVGPEPEAAPLEAQGLGWLSTHGSGKGGDTITSGLEVTWTDRPTEWSNRFFEILFGYEWELTTSPGGAKQWVAKDAEAIIPDAHDPSKKHKPTMLTTDLSLRFDPAYEKISRRFLENPDEFALAFAKAWYKLLHRDMGPVSRFLGPWVPEPQLWQDPVPAVDHELVGDADVAALKAKVLESGLTTAQLVTTAWASAASFRSTDKRGGANGARIRLEPQRSWAVNQPEQLATVLETLEGIQREFNAAGGARISLADLIVLAGSAAVEKAARDAGVEVTVPFHPGRTDASQEQTDVDSFRVLEPRADGFRNYLRAGEKTQPEVLLVDRAYMLNLTAPEMTVLVGGLRALGANTGGTRHGVLTDRPGVLTNDFFANLLSPGTRWKASESEEHVYEIRDLATDQVKWTATAVDLIFGSNSQLRALAEVYASEDAREKFVADFVAAWTKVMELDRFDLA
- a CDS encoding LLM class F420-dependent oxidoreductase; this translates as MTVPLDGIPLAEHAAVYAALDAAGFTDVWSAEVNGADAFTPLALAAAWQPRLRLGTAIAPVFTRGPGLLAMSAAALADAAPGRFALGIGASSPVVVGNWNAVPFDEPFRRTRDVLRFLRAALSGETVDGKFDTFAVRRFTLDRKPAVPPPVLLAALRPGMLRLAGAEADGVILNWLGADDVPRALAEVGERRPGFDVVARIFVCPTEDAAHARALGRRLITSYLTVPAYAAFHRWLGREETLGPMWRAWDAGDRRGAGAAVPDEVVDALVLHGSPERCREQVRRYADAGVDVPVLALLPTPELAAGGAKALGDVIARLGTGGAR
- a CDS encoding SDR family oxidoreductase, with the protein product MNLTDRVAVVTGGAGGIGAALARRFVAEGATAVVVADLDADAARAVADGIGAAAHAAALDVTDEEQVRALVADTERRYGRIDLFCANAGVATSGGVEVDDAGWERAWRVNVLSHVYAARAVLPAMLARGGGYLLHTCSAAGVLTAVGDAPYTTTKHAAVGFAEWLSVTYRDQGVRVSALCPQGVDTPMLAEGLAAGHLGARVIAASGAVLTPDQVADSVIAGLAEERFLILPHPEVAAYARRRAEDPDGWQSGLRKLVRRLRT
- a CDS encoding protein-tyrosine phosphatase family protein, giving the protein MAGLRALAVVVCLLTAAEPCELGLDGGRDAARRAGLDFVWLPVADRGVADAAAFLPVLGDLVHRLDRGHHVVAHCRFRIGRASLLAAALLTAHGCDPDRAWKLISAAGGHRVPDTDDQRNWIRQYVLIGRREGRDPRSGARS
- a CDS encoding threonine synthase — encoded protein: MDTYLDPRSGRSYPFNALRWRGDDGAPLTMTPRPGIGPSDIDGPIRSLWRYRAALPGRVTHPVSLGEGCTPLIPGRWGEHEVRFKLEWFNPTGSFKDRGTSVMVSHLAQAGVDAVIEDSSGNGGSSVAAYCAAAGLRARILVPEATSAAKVLQSRAFGAALTLVPGGRDATARQALRDAETTCYASHNWHPLFLQGTKTLAYELWEDLGFTAPDAVVTVAGAGSTVLGMDLGFSELLAAGHIARLPRLLVAQPARCAPIHAAFSGLSDVSFGPTIAEGTAIREPVRLAEVVDAIRRSAGDTTTIDEADIAAALRRLTSRGLYAEPTSATAAAAIDAFAAQGAIRPGETTVVLLTGSGLKATNAMTVLFDDTQVPA
- a CDS encoding helix-turn-helix transcriptional regulator, with translation MLDDRRAAVAAHTSQDAILDALRPVIEGIAETFGPWCEVVLHDYRRPERSVVAIAGSVTNRHVGGAMSEIGLSMLARGDDAVNDLNYVNRTPHGKVIKSSTMPLRDANGHVFAALCINLDIMPLRQVGSLVNHLIGAETRQVATTTFTDDFDEVLDAMVTAEEARLGKPVATLTPEERIRLVGALDARGVFSVRNAVPRVAAKLGVSRSGLYATLTRARNG
- a CDS encoding SDR family NAD(P)-dependent oxidoreductase, with amino-acid sequence MAKTAVVTGANRGIGFAVATQLVRQGCRVVLVTRNRVRGEQAVAALAASPDGAGGSAELVVGDLSVLSSVRAVAAELHDRCERIDVLVHNAGVWPTRLVRTEDGYEQSFAVNHLAPFLLNHLLEERLGRVVQVSAGLCVRGRVDLDRTPHGENFHRMRTYCDTKLANLLTVPLFAEHWKNAGVTIDAVHPGVIRTDLGDPGGVPGLLLKAVKRRWEAPAVGAARVVRLAFAPGEGSGRYFDGDRQVPLAPVADDPVLARRLWDQGLAHVA
- a CDS encoding TetR/AcrR family transcriptional regulator translates to MSPKQQRGEATAERLLASALDVFDSAGQPGFTVNAVTAASGVSLGSLYHHFGSFDGLAAALYSRCMSALFDELIAGLSRARTARTGVRAIVLAYLRFTEVNPAAARFIHASAYAGYLAAHAEQVTAAKAPFMAAVADWLRPRMAAGEIATLPEPLVEMLLIGPVAETARRWLAGVPGIDLEQAARVLPDRVWRSLAAD